DNA from Nocardioides yefusunii:
GTGGTCGACCCGGGCCTGCGTGAGGGCAACTGCTCGGTGATGTTCGTCCTCGACTTCGACACCGAGGAGTCGTGGCGTGCCTACGCCCCGCACCCCGCGCACCGGGCGATCGTCGACGACCTCCTGGCCGGTCGCATGGTCGGCAAGACCTTCATGCAGGTGCCCGGAGGCGACCTGCTCTGACGCTCCGAGGTCACGTCCGACGGGTGACTCCGGTCACCCGTCGCCGTGGCCGGAGCGTGACCTTGGCCGCACTGCTGTCCCAGCCGGGTGGTGCCGACTCGGGTCTCGGTCCGGTCACAG
Protein-coding regions in this window:
- a CDS encoding Dabb family protein, with product MFQHIGALTLAPETPAEHLEVTAQAFRDLAGVVPGLLAARAVVDPGLREGNCSVMFVLDFDTEESWRAYAPHPAHRAIVDDLLAGRMVGKTFMQVPGGDLL